The genomic window TTCGCGCGCTATGCCGCCGAAACGCACGGCTGCACGGTAACGGCTGTCAATATATCTGAGGAACAGGTCCGGCATGCCCGTGAATTTTGCAAAGACCTGCCCGTGAACGTCCTCCATAAGGACTACCGGCAAATCCGGGGGACCTTTGACAAGATCATATCCGTCGGCATGTTCGAACATGTGGGACAGAAAAACTACCGGACTTTCATGAAAGTTGCCGATCGTTGTCTGAAAGAAGGGGGGATATTTCTGCTTCACACCATCGGCGGCAATGATTCCCGAGTAAGCGGTGATCCCTGGATTGACCGGTATATTTTCCCCAACGGGAGGTTGCCCAGTATTGCCCAGATCGCCAAAGCCGTGGAAGATCTCTTTGTAATCGAAGATCTCCATAATCTGTCCCCTCACTACGAAAAAACCCTTCAAGCCTGGAACGACCAATTCCAGAAGGCATGGCCCGGACTCGCGGAAAAATACGATCGTACATTCAAGAGGATGTGGGAATACTACCTGCTATCCTGCGCCGGGGCCTTCTGCTCCCGGCATATTCAAGTCTGGCAGATATTGATGACCAAGGAGGGTGCCAAACAACCGGCATGCCGTTTCGGTGATGAGAGGGCAAATGTGTGATGCAGTGAAACAACTTTCTGCTGATGGGAGCAAAAAGAATCATGGCGGACAAGATTATCATCTGCGGAACGGACATCAGACTCTTCTGTATTCAGGCTCGGGGGTGATCGCAGTTATACAGCACCACGAATGCCTGGGCGGTTCCGGAGACCCTGATGCCGACGCAAGAAACCTTTCGCGTGCGCGAAGGTAGTGCTGCCAAACATGAAAGGAGAAAAGTCATGACAACGACAGATGAATTGAAGGATATGTTCAGCAGGCTGACGGATGAAGAGAAAGTGGTTTTCATGAAATCCGTAATGCCTTCTTTTTGCGAGATATTCAGCAAGAATCCCGAGAAGATGATGAAGGAGATGATGCTGCTCTGCAGGGACATGATGAAGTCGGGCATGATGGATATGCAGGGCATGATGAAATAGAAACTTCATCAGGAGGTACCCATGGGATGAGTGTGAAGTTATTTCTTTCAAGAAATCTGACTTACCTTGCGAAGGGCAAGGACGTGTTTGAGGTAAATGGCGAGACAGTGGGCGAGTGTCTCAACCATCTCGTCAGCCTCGTCCCCGTAATGAAAAAAACCCTCTTTTATGAGTCAGGGGACCGGCTGTATCCGCACGTTCAGGTGCAGGTTAACAAAAAGAGCGCCAATGCAGAAGGTCTGACAAAGCAAGTAAATGATGGTGATGAAATTCATATTCTGCTGAAATGGCACTGATGAGGCGGAGGTGCGGGTGACTAGTTTAGTCACCATAAGCTGAAATGACCAAAAAACTGCATCGGTCTCTTTCAAGGACAACAAATTAAGGAGAGAGTTATGTTACCAGGAGATCAGTCCAAAGCTTTCAAGGATTTCTACGATTCGGCACGCTACAACAAGATTCTCGAGCCGAAGACAACCCTCATGCTTCACCTTGCTTCGGCCATGGCAGTGAGCTGCTATCCCTGAATGCAGCACTACCTTGGCGTTGCCAGGGATATGGGTATTTCCGAAGAGGAGATCGGTGCAGTCCAGGCTGTCGTCATGGCTGTTTCCGCCGGAAAGGTCAACGCCCAGCTCCGCGAGGTGCAATCAAGAACAACGGCGAGTTGATGTAGCTACGCGCCCAGTCCCCCCCATTACGTGAGGGAACACCGGGCTGGGCTCATAAAAGACCAATTGAGGAGGTAATATGTCACTGTTTGAAATAATAGGATGAACTACCTGAGGCGATTGCG from Deltaproteobacteria bacterium includes these protein-coding regions:
- the cfa gene encoding cyclopropane fatty acyl phospholipid synthase, with the protein product MNTQAKMIEQLLSDTGVRVNGPNPWDIRVRNERLYSRLLKDGSLGLGESYMEGWWDCSRIDGFICRLLGEKLEAKIKGNLKTLLPYLSGRLFNLQSLTRAEIVARRHYDLGNELFFSFLDPYKQYSCAYFAGTDDLVEAQRKKLELICRKIDLQPQDHVLDIGCGWGGFARYAAETHGCTVTAVNISEEQVRHAREFCKDLPVNVLHKDYRQIRGTFDKIISVGMFEHVGQKNYRTFMKVADRCLKEGGIFLLHTIGGNDSRVSGDPWIDRYIFPNGRLPSIAQIAKAVEDLFVIEDLHNLSPHYEKTLQAWNDQFQKAWPGLAEKYDRTFKRMWEYYLLSCAGAFCSRHIQVWQILMTKEGAKQPACRFGDERANV
- a CDS encoding MoaD/ThiS family protein — protein: MSVKLFLSRNLTYLAKGKDVFEVNGETVGECLNHLVSLVPVMKKTLFYESGDRLYPHVQVQVNKKSANAEGLTKQVNDGDEIHILLKWH